One stretch of Melospiza georgiana isolate bMelGeo1 chromosome 28, bMelGeo1.pri, whole genome shotgun sequence DNA includes these proteins:
- the SRCIN1 gene encoding SRC kinase signaling inhibitor 1 isoform X5, which translates to MISADDAEYPREYRTLGNGTRRFSNVGLVHTSERRHTVIAAQSLEALTGLQKTEMERKRDAFMDHLKSKYPQHALALRGQQERLRDQQPNYWSFKTRSSRHSQGSQPGLADQAKLSFASAESLETMSEAELPLAFNRMNRFRQSLPLSRSASQTKLRSPGVLFLQFGDETRRVHITHEISSMDTLHALIVHMFPQKLTMGMLKSPNTAILIKDESRNVFYELEDVRDIQDRSIIKIYRKEPLYASFPASHITNGDLRRDMVYTSRESSPTRRLNNISPASHLASGSPPPVLQSSSPSRSRMSYSGGRPPSYAGSPVHHGERLSSLPPAQGVSPSPSAILERRDVKPDEDLAGKNVVLVKNEGLYADPYGMVHEGRLSITSTQSLAGMGDPFGYSGGLYKRGSVRSLSTYSAAALQTELEDSLYKPNAPIYSDTYGPGLGFRMPPSSPQKMVEPGQSPHSPYSGPPSRSSPVRQSFRKDSCSSVFMDSPVGKTRNPSSSGPPELFPGPAERPLSGFGSPGPAKDTETRERMEAMEKQIASLTGLVQSALLRGSEAETPSEKTEATTNGGTPPSASTSRSGMGTPVPAPPPPSATSTPAGQPTAITRLHMQLHLHDLQQNASDLRNQLQQLKKLQLQNQETVKSLLRRTETELSVRVTDTMRKHEDPLQRQRSLVEEERLRYLNEEELITQQLNDLEKSVEKIQKDLAHNHRLIPAQELEEKAVVLKQLGETLTDLKAQFPSLQSKMRVVLRVEVEAVKFLKEEPNRLDGLLKRCKTVTDTLAQIRRQVEEGAWSSPSSLSQSPKKVAPETDFSKGLELEMPTSPPVSLHHLTGTPEPLGFTPQPQSHPGKSNNPSRAPEMVPAKTQTGPETPSKKSADKAVSVEAAERDWEEKRAALTQYSAKDINRLLEETQAELMKAIPDLEFAAKHKQTPGSGSAASTPEHKPSKPQHTPKSGGKGDPNGRRGSDELTVPRYRTEKPSKSPPPPPPRRSFPSSHGLTTTRSGEVIVTSKKEPGFMKKAESEELETPKPQVKLRRAVSEVVRPASTPPIIASAVKDDDDEDRIIAELESGGVSIPAMKVVNPASRLKQGQQGSPDKGKHIKQRMEYMRIQGQQQSSQSFPPPASSQEQLPAPTGRKTGKQRRPRTPPERAPERPPSAPGAAAVSPQEESAAPARARRWVPGGAEGSGTPRGSGTSRAAVTAAAAASPRGGPGGPRECRRGRRARV; encoded by the exons ACCAGGAGCTCCCGGCactcccagggctcccagcctggcctggccgACCAAGCCAAGCTCTCCTTCGCCTCGGCCGAGTCCCTGGAGACCATGTCGGAGGCGGAGCTGCCGCTGGCCTTCAACAGGATGAACCGGTTCCGGCAGAGCCTGCCCCTGTCCCGCTCGGCCAGCCAGACCAAGCTGCGCTCCCCAG gggtGCTGTTCCTGCAGTTTGGGGACGAGACGAGGCGCGTGCACATCACGCACGAGATCAGCAGCATGGACACCCTGCACGCCCTCATCGTGCACATGTTCCCGCAGAAGCTCACCATGGGCATGCTCAAGTCCCCCAACACCGCCATCCTCATCAAGGACGAGTCCCGCAACGTCTTCTACGAGCTGGAGGATGTCCG AGACATCCAGGACAGAAGCATCATTAAAATCTACCGGAAAGAGCCGCTCTACGCCTCGTTCCCAGCCTCACACATCACCAACGGCGACCTGAGG CGGGACATGGTCTACACCTCCCGGGAATCCTCCCCCACCCGCCGGCTCAACAACATCTCCCCAGCCTCCCACCTGGCTTCGGGCTCCCCGCCGCCCGTGCTGCAGTCCTCGTCGCCGTCGCGCTCCCGCATGTCCTACAGCGGCGGCCGCCCGCCCTCGTACGCCGGCAGCCCCGTGCACCACGGCGAGCGCCTGTCCAGCCTGCCCCCCGCCCAGGGcgtgtcccccagccccagcgccATCCTGGAGCGCCGCGACGTCAAACCCGACGAGGACCTGGCGGGCAAGAACGTGGTGCTGGTGAAGAACGAGGGGCTCTACGCGGACCCCTATGGGATGGTGCACGAGGGCCGGCTCAGCATCACCTCCACGCAGTCGCTGGCGGGCATGGGGGACCCCTTTGGCTACTCAGGGGGGCTCTACAAGCGGGGCTCGGTGCGGTCACTCAGCACCTACTCGGCGGCCGCGCTGCAGACGGAGCTGGAGGACAGTTTGTACAAGCCCAATGCGCCCATCTACAGCGACACGTACGGCCCCGGGCTGGGCTTCCGCATGCCGCCCTCGTCCCCGCAGAAGATGGTGGAGCCCGGGCAGAGCCCGCACAGCCCCTACTCGGGCCCGCCCAGCCGCTCCTCGCCCGTCCGTCAGTCCTTCCGCAAGGATTCCTGCTCCTCCGTCTTCATGGACAGCCCCGTGGGCAAAACGCGCAACCCCAGCTCGTCCGGGCCCCCCGAGCTgttccctggccctgcagagcgGCCGCTCTCGGGCTTCGGATCGCCCGGACCGGCCAAGGACACGGAGACCAG GGAGCGGATGGAGGCCATGGAGAAGCAGATCGCCAGCCTGACGGGGCTGGTGCAGAGCGCGCTGCTCCGCGGCTCCGAGGCCGAGACCCCCAG TGAGAAGACAGAAGCCACCACCAACGGCGGGACCCCCCCATCAGCGT CCACCAGCCGCAGTGGCATGGGCACCCCGgtgcccgcgccgccgccgccctcgGCCACCAGCACCCCGGCGGGGCAGCCCACGGCCATCACCCGCCTGCACATGCAGCTGCACCTGCACGACCTGCAGCAGAACGCCAGCGACCTCCGCaaccagctgcagcagctcaagaAGCTGCAG CTGCAGAACCAGGAGACGGTGAAGTCGCTGCTGCGGCGGACGGAGACGGAGCTGAGCGTGCGGGTGACGGACACGATGCGCAAGCACGAGGACCCTCTGCAGCGCCAGCGCAGCTTGGTGGAGGAGGAGCGGCTGCGCTACCTCAACGAGGAGGAGCTCATCACCCAGCAGCTCAA tGACCTGGAGAAGTCCGTGGAGAAGATCCAGAAGGATCTGGCGCACAACCACCGGCTGATCCCGGcgcaggagctggaggagaaggcCGTGGTGCTCAAGCAGCTGGGGGAGACCCTGACGGACCTGAagg CCCAgttccccagcctgcagagcaagATGCGGGTGGTGCTGCGGGTGGAGGTGGAGGCCGTCAAGTTCCTCAAGGAGGAGCCCAACCGCCTGGACGGGCTCCTCAAGCGCTGCAAGACCGTCACCGACACGCTGGCGCAGATCCGCAG GCAAGTGGAGGAGGGCGCGTGGAGCTCGCCCAGCAGCCTGAGCCAGTCGCCCAAGAAGGTGGCCCCAGAGACGGATTTCAGcaaagggctggagctggagatgcCCACCAGCCCTCCCGTGAGCCTACACCACCTGACGGGCACCCCCGAGCCCCTGGGCttcaccccacagccccagagccaccccGGCAAGAGCAATAACCCCTCACGGGCCCCGGAGATGGTGCCCGCCAAGACGCAGACGGGGCCCGAGACCCCCAGCAAGAAGAGCGCGGACAAAGCCGTGTCTGTGGAG GCGGCCGAGCGGGACTGGGAGGAGAAGCGGGCGGCGCTCACCCAGTACAGCGCCAAGGACATCAACCGGCTCCTGGAGGAGACGCAGGCCGAGCTCATGAAGGCCATCCCCGACCTGGAATTCGCAGCCAAGCACAAACAAACCccgggcagcggcagcgccgcCTCCACGCCCGAGCACAAACCCTCCAAGCCACAGCACACCCCCAAATCGGGGGGCAAAGGGGACCCCAACGGCCGCCGGGGCTCAG ACGAGCTGACGGTGCCGCGGTACCGCACCGAGAAACCCTCCAAGtcgccgccgcctcccccgccccgccggAGCTTCCCCTCGTCGCACGGGCTGACCACGACCCGCAGCGGAGAGGTCATTGTCACCAGCAAGAAGGAGCCCGGCTTCATGAAG AAGGCAGAGTCGGAGGAGCTGGAGACGCCGAAGCCGCAGGTGAAGCTGAGGCGGGCGGTGTCCGAGGTGGTCCGGCCCGCATCCACCCCGCCCATCATCGCCTCGGCCGTCAAGGACGACGACGACGAGGACCGGATCATCGCCGAGCTGGAG AGCGGCGGCGTCTCCATCCCGGCCATGAAGGTGGTGAATCCGGCGTCGCGGCTgaagcagggccagcagggcagccccgACAAGGGCAAGCACATCAAGCAGCGCATGGAGTACATGCGgatccagggccagcagcag aGCTCTCAGAGCTTCCCCCCACCAGCgtccagccaggagcagcttccAGCTCCCACCGGGCGGAAAACCGGGAAGCAGCGGCGGCCGAGGACACCCCCGGAGCGAGCCCCGGAGCGGCCCCCGAGcgcgccgggagcggcggccgTGTCCCCGCAGGAGGAGAGCGCAGCTCCGGCCAGGGCTCGCCGGTGGGTGCCCGGCGGGGCCGAGGGCTCGGGGACACCGCGGGGCTCGGGGACATCGCGCGCCGCTGtcaccgccgccgccgccgcgtcCCCTCGAGGGGGGCCGGGGGGTCCCCGGGAGTGCCGGAGGGGCCGCAGGGCGCGGGTGTGA